The window tcaataaagatttccttattccttacaaaattccggaacttttagcacttcgatctcttgggatgaagatttaggtgccctcacttgattatctttaaagatttggcaaggtttcatggagtaatttgatgggaagcacttccctctctaagaccctctctctctctctctctaaaaacatcaggaaatatgctcaaaatgagctGTAATACCGAATATATCgataaggggtcgggtttaaaatttagaaaattggagcacctagtcaggtctgcgatcgcaaagtggaaatgcggtccgcagaatggaccgcaaaagtgatcccaaaatctgaacacactgcctgggtatgcggcagaaatgtggtccgcatacccgttctgcggtcgcataatgcaccgcagaactgcccctcacaaaatcccaagggaaatGTGCGACGACTATGCGGTTTGCATAttgattatgtgatcgcatactTGACCGCATAGTTGACTTCAAAtttgaccaacacactgactcactttgcggcgattatgcggtccgcatacctaaTATGCGACCACATTCTCGACCGCAAAATCgcattttctggaaaacattatttcttgactttttatatcATAGATCAGTCCAAAAAGGTCCGAACCGCGAAGAATTTTACGCATCTCTAACGCatgatcctaacttggcaccacgggattcggggttcTGTGTAGGaaattcacggggccttacaatttATATAGCCTAATATCAGTATGCCTACCACAacatataatgaaatgggagcgggtggtacgcctaccacaacatataatgaaatgggagcgggtggtatgcctaccacaagatataatgaaatgggagcgggtggcacgcctaccacgagataaatgaaataggagtgggtgacacgcctgccacgagatacagaaaatgggatcgggttgcacgcctgcaacaagatgtgaaaagaaagtgaaatctgcctttgttttccttattcttgttagtggttgaattttgattcctttataattctcttgatattatgtttttacctgttattccccgaagcatgttttccccctcctatctttacttgtttattcctgctttactttccgctgtatattatataactgcataggtttatttggtggtctggtcctagcctcgtcactacttcgccgaggttaggctagacacttaccagcacatggggtcagttgtgatgatactacactctacactatgtgtagatcccggagcagctcttggaccgtagttggaggctaccttcagtccacgcggagatccaaggtagacctgcaggcgtccgcagtccctggcgtctcctctatcttttatttcctgtttcatctttTTGCTTCAGAAATAATGTGTCTTTTATTCTCGGACCTTGAATTTAGCAGTCTtagacactgtgacaccaggttttgggtgattaaggcttaaatAGTTGTAATAGCTAcagattcagatattttattatttttcttccgcttaattaAATATTCCGCTATTTATACGTTATCACTTTATATCTGTTAAAAAGAATTAATTGGATAATGGAGTAATTAGtttaaaggattggcttgcctagctcacattagtaggcgccatcacgactcccgagggtggaaaattcgggtcgtgataaaatccctcaaaatctcgctcaaatccgagctccaaagcttaagttttgataaaaatggctaaaccttcgattttgaaattttatattttgcacaggtatttccttcttcgcgaacgcgaggctactatcgcgaacgcgatgcactaaAGTTCCACTAGCCAGTCtccctcttcgcgaatgcgatgcctgAGCCGCGAACGCGATGTTGAGTTCTCttcccctatgcgaacgcgagactgACTTCTCGAATGCATAGGCACCAAGTCCGATAGCCTCGTGAACATGTAAGCTCCTTCGAGAACGCGAAAAGTAAATTCCTCACCAGCCTCAgctcctcttcgtgaacgcgaagaaggaaaccagaactatGCTGCTGcagatttttctgcaatttctctAGTACGAAAATGATCTgctgagcatccgaaacacacccgaggcccccgggaccttaaccaaacatgccaaccaatcctaaaacatcattcaaacttgttccaaccttcgaaacagtcaaaacaacatcaaaacacatatttttcatcggattcaagtctaagaatttcaaaaactctaaaaagacgctttcaatcaaaaagtctatcaaacctcgtccgaatgacctgaaattttgcacgcacgtcacattaaacactacggagctactccaacttccggaattccattccggccctcggatcaaaatctcactatcgaaccagaaacttcaaaattcaactttcgagatttcaagcctaaattagctacggacttccaaaacacaatccaaacacgcccctaagcccgaaatcatccaacggagttaacagaaccatcagatttccattccgaggccgtcttcacactgttccaactacagtcaactttccaacacttaagctctcatttagggactaagtgtcccaaaactctccgaaactcaaaatcgaacatcccggcaaatcaaaatagcagaaataaatacggaaaaaataattaatagagGATCGgaacgttaattcttaaaacaatcGGCCGGATCGTCACATGGACTCAGCTGGAGGCACTGGCATGATTTCTCGAGTTAGTGTAATTTGGTTGATTTTCTGTGATCATGTAtagatacttttttttttaacaaaaaatatactTATTATTTCTGCGTATGATGAATTCTTAATTGATGTTAATAATACTAAGTTGTGACGTAATAGCAATGCTTATTTTGAGGATGCTGACTGTGTCTCCTTGTGCTATTTTGAGTTTCTTATTGGTTTCTTCTATTAAGATTGTACTAATGGGATGAATATGATTCCCGTCCTTAATTAGAGGTCTCGCATTCCAactttaaaataagaaaaaatcttagtaaggaGCATTTTCCACTTTTATGAGCCTCTTTCAAGGCTTGATTTTTGACCTTTTTTGAACAATCCAACAAATCAAACTTACAGCTTATGTGTATGGTTGTTATGTATCGTTACATAATGTATAATATCATATTGAATAGTATTGTATTGAtatatataatgtttggatataTTGTATTAATTGCGGTCGTTTCATAAtatcatgcaccaacaatatgaagaataaagttgcaatattataaagaaaaagtaagaTATGAagtaatattattatataaaaaggtcgGGTAAAGGAtagaatgagattatttaataatagcaaagggcaagatgagaaaaaaaataaggaaacaacGCGATCACACCAAATCGGTCATTCCATAAAGTAACACTTTTCGTCATTACGTAACGATACCATActataaaatttaagtaacaatcaaaataaatattgtattaAAAAATAACAAGACGATACAATATAAcaagtaacaaccatccaaacaagctgttagatAGTACGCGGTGATAATTTTTCCAATAGAAATAAGATTTAGCAATTTCAATAGTATTTCTATCTTTTAGAAAAGCCTTGTGTTAATTAGAACGGATATGTAATTTGAGAGGAGAGATAATATCTGTTAAAACCTTTTAACACCCACACCAACGACAATGAAATTCAATAATCAAATTATTTAGCAAGACGAAATTGAAACTCAATTGCCATTTGGCAATGGCACCAGGATATATAAGTGCTaaatcaaaatttatttaatagaaACGCGGTTTCGAAGTAATGATTGCAACTTGCAAATGCATTGATCATATAGTCAAAAAGAAGAGGacaattatttttctttgttttggtgCTTTTAAGCTAACAATATTTGTATTTGATAGTGACATCTACAAGTTCATGAAAACTTATGCTCTTTGTTTGCTAAATTACTTTCAAGGGATCCATAAAGGACGGAGTATATCTTTTCTAAAAGTGAGTCTATCATTTTTAATTATGATTGAAGACATGCCTTTATTCGGAATAATACAAGATGACCAAATGATGTTTTTGTATAAATATCATTAACGTACTAATTGATATACCTTTTCATTTATCAATTTATTTGTGCATAGTACGATGGATGAATTAAATACAATGAGGGTCTTATTTTTCAATCACTTTACCTAGATGGTGACATTTTGTGCAAAATAATATAATATGGTAAAAGTTTATATTCTAGAGGATGCCCGAGGACCGACCCTTATTAACCGTTGGAGATTTTTACCTATATGTACTACATTAGAAACTTATTTATCCTCACTCTtttaagttttaacttaattacaagttgatatgcaatttattaattatatacaaattagtattaatgagtatccctttatattataAATTGAATAGGGAATATCAATTATTCCCCCTCTCTCTCCCCCCTCTCTCTCGTCTCTTTCCATCTCACGTTCTTTGTTTTTTCCCCAaccctatttttctttcttcaattttctatgtttttctctcttttctcatcTACTTtatcctctctcttttttttcccaGGAAATTCATCAATAGATATCAATTATTTTACTAGAGTTTTAACTTAataattttctttcatgttgcacaattggtgttcgaactaaaatttttaatcaataaattttgaaggtgtttgactctccaccattgacgaCTATTAAAAAGCTTCGAAACTTTATTCGAATTTAGGAAATATTCTttgaagtttatatctcaattttgagggtgtttggtaaaGATTAGAGTTTATTTTAGCTGGATTTCAGATTAAAGctcgtcgaagaagaagaagaagaagaagaagaagaagaagaagaagaagaagaagaagaagaagaagaagaagaagaagaagaagaagaagaagaacgtaTGATATTCAATATACATACAAAATTATATTAAAGTTTTgttataattgtatgtaaattgtatttaagttatattcgattgtagttatatatatatttttttatttgaatgttatatgaaagttaaaaaaatagttgtataatgcaTGTAtcattgtataaattttgtatttaagttataaatattatctttttacataaagttgttgatatgtatcaaaattgtattaagagacaAAGTTTTGATTAAAATTttagagaagaagaaaaatactacatacaaaatatatacaaattatatacaaaagacatatttgtatgaaaattgtatttaagttatatgatGTTGTCATTGTATTTAACTTGGTAAAAATGATGTATGAAAGTTGTGGATaagttatatactatataattatttgcataaatttatttttagtttatatgtTATTGTAGAtgtccaaattttatttttaatttgtaggTGGCAGAGAATAGGGAAagaggagaggagagaaaaaaaaggaaaaatgtgtAACTGAAGTGCCTAATTCAAGGtactaataatggattgtatatgGAGAGAGGCGGCAGAGAATAGGGAAAAGAAGAGgagagaaaaatggaaaatggtgTAGCTGAATTCTCTAACTTAAGACACAAGTAATGAATTGAATGGGGaaagaggagatgagagaataaaggaaaagaaTGTAACCGAATCACCTATTTTACTACACTAATAAcgaattatatataaattgtaagAAAAATATAGTTAGGTCGGATAATATACAAATTAAAGACAATTTTGTTGGCCCTCCAGCTTGCACTACTTCAAGCCCAAAGTAGCATACTTAAGTTGGCccacatatttattttatgcTTAGCCTTTTGTAGTCTTTTGTACTAGTTAGCCTTTATTCTTTGTCAACATAGCATAGTGGTTATTTTAGTAGTTAGCCATTCTTTACATTGTAACAGACATATTATAAATATAAGGAGGCCACAACTGTTAAAGgttggtcggttattttcatCATCTCTCTCCCTTATATTTCTGCAATGAAGAACTCTATAGAAAATCTCCAACCTCCATTAGGGCTGTTCATTCGGAttggatatccgaaatccgaaccgatcgatttaatttcggatttcgaatttcagattggatcggattttggattgtattttttaaaattttggatttcggatcggattccgattggtatattttaatccgatccgattcgaaatccgaaattattagggcatgtataaatactacactttaatttcggatagttagtacttcctttacatcaacctccaagttattacctttacaattgctagatttagctatatCGGCATCATAGTACTCTCATACTTGCATAAACATGATTTTTTtaatgtattgcctcttttacaaagaaaatatacatattagtttaactttgaggcataataatacgatccgaaatacgatccgatccaaactttaaaatccgatccaatccgatataattcggatcgAATTCagattgcattttctagaatctAAAATCCTAAATTcgaaatgtgctaaatccgatccgatccgatccgtgcACAACCTTAACCTCCATTGATGAACCTCAATTTCTGATCTTGTTTTACTGGtttgacatggtatcagagcgggagTTTGTTAGATCTTGCTTATCTACATAGAATGGTGTTCCCCCTGCCTGTTTTCATCCAATTTTCATCGAGATTTGTCTTCGTCGGAGCTTCatgattttttttgtgatttccgGCAAAAATACTTTGCCGTTTCGCGTTTGAGTCCATTTTACGGTAGATCATACTGAATCTCTGCGGTGTGGTCGCTGGAATTTGAGTTTTGTTCGAGCTAAAGTTTTCCTTGATTTTTCGGAGCTAGGGTTTCCTCTATTTTCATTGGTTCGCTGAAGCTATTTTACTATATCGAGGTCTTACTTCTTTAGGTTACGAAGAAGGGTATTTGTATCTCTCTTTTGTATGTGTTGGATTTTGATTtcagtctacagtatttgttggTGATTTAGTTGTTCTAACCATGACTGGTTCTACTTCCTCTTCTGCGTATACTCCTGACCCTACATCCCCTCTATTTCTTATATCATCTAATGTGCCTAGTGTGTCCCTGGTTCCTGTACCATTTCCGGGGAGTGGATTTGGAGGTTGGAAGCGTAGTATGATAATGTCATTGTCTGCTAGGAACAAAATAACATTTATAGATGGTTCGTGCCCTAAACCTGCTGCAACGTCCCCTGATTATAAACAATGGAACCGTTGTAATAATATGGTGATATCTTGGTTAACAAGTTCATTATCACTGGATATAGCTGAAAGTGTTCAATACTCTGAGACAACCGAAAGTATATGAAAACAATTAAATAATAGGTATGGTAGTGTAAATGGGACTAAAGTTTTTGAACTAAAAAGGGAACTTGCCTCTACCTATCAGGGATCCCTTGATATTGCTTTATATTTTACAAAACTTAAGAGAATCTGGGATGAATTAGGAATAATATGCAGTAGTCATGCAAATTCTTGCAATTGTGCTGCTAAAGAGGGTCTCCAAAAGGAGAAAGAAGAGGACAAGGTCCATCAGTTCCTCATGGGATTGAATGAGGTTTATGTTGGTGTGAGAAGTAATCTGTTGATGATGCAACCTCTGCCATCCCTAATGTCTATAACATTCTTCTTCAAGATGAAAAGCAAAGACAAGTCAACCCGCCTTCTCAATTTACCCCTGAAGCAACCTCCTTTAATGTGAATTTCCTTAATAAAACTACTCAACCTCAGCTGAATATGCAATTTCAGGGGCAGCAGAGACAGTTTACTCAAAGAGTGAATTTTGATAATCAGTCCAGGACCTCTAATCTCTTCTGCAAGTATTGCAAGAAGCCTGAACACTTAATTGATAAGTGTTACAAGCTTCATGGCTTTCCTACTAACTTCAAGTTTACTAAAGGTAGAAAGGCAGCTGCTAATATGGTGACAGATTCTGAATTCTCTGCTTCTGAGTGCACCTCTTCCAATCAGACTTCTATTGTGCCTGTTGCTGAAAATGCTTATGTGGTGCCTGGGCTGACAAAGTAGCAATACTCTCAACTGCTCTCTCTCTTTTGCAACAATCTCATTTCTCTGATCCTGGTCCTCAACTCAATATCATGAGTTCTGCCAATTTTGCTGTACTCTATTGCCTAAGAATGTAGTATATAGTTTCAACTCTACTTTGTTAAACCAATCTGATTCCTTAACTTGGATAGTTAACTCTGGTGCTTCTGACCATATGACTGCTAATAAAGAATATCTCATTAATATCATACCTTTACCTATTCCTTTTCTAGTGTCCCTTCCAAATGGTTATAAAGTAAAAGTTACTTGCACAGGTTCCTTTGTTTTGTCTGAATCTATAATTCTTCACAATGTCCTTTACCTACCTTCTTTTAAGCGCAATCTCATCTCTGTACACAAACTCACAGATCAATTTGATTGTATAGTTTAGTTTACTAGACTTTCATGTCTCATACAGGGCACTTCTCTGAAGAAACCTCTGGATCTTGGTAAACTGGACAGTGGGCTGTATAAATTTGTGTGGGAAAAACCTTCTCAACCTCAAGTTACTATGTCAAATGCTTGCAGCAGCTTGTCATCTTCATCTGTTTCTAACCATCTTCCTTGTATTGTAAACACTGTTTCTCCCTCTTGTAATAAAGCTGCTATGAATAAGATGGACATTGTTTGGCATAATAGACTTGCACATGTTCCTTTTATTAAGATGAAAAGTATTTCTGAAATTTCCTCTAATATTTCTTCTACACAGTCTTTTCCATGTTCTATTTGTCCCATGGCTAGACAAACTAGATTGCCATTTCTTGATAGTTCTATTCATAGTTCTAAGCCCTTTCAACTTATTCATGGTGACACTTGGGGACCATATCACACTTCTACATATTTAGGCTCCAAATATTTTCTTACCATTGTTGATGATTTCTCTAGATGCACTTGGACTCATCTAATGAGGTCCAAAAGTAATGCCTTTCCTCTCCTGAAGGCTTTTGTGTTGATGGTTCAAACTAAATTTCATGTCACCATCCAAAGCATAAGATCTGATAATGCTCTAGAATTAGGAAATAGCAATGCTGCAGTTTCCTTCTTTTCTGAAAATGGAATCATTCATCAAACTAGTTGTCCAcacacacctcaacaaaatgatgTAGTGGAGAGGAAACATAGAACCCTCCTAGAAGCTTCCAGGGCTTTGCTTTTCCAATCCAAAGTACCAATCAGGTTTTGGGGAGATTGCCTTCTCACAACCACATATATCATTAATAGACTCCTCTCTAGACTACTACAAAATAAATCACCTTATGAATTGTTGTCTGGCAAGACACCTAGCTATTCACACCTAAGAACTTTTAGCTGCCTATGTTTTGTTACTATTCCCATTCCTCAGAGAGACAAACTGAAACCTAGAGCTATTCCATGTGTCTTTCTTGGCTACCCTTTTGCAAAGAAAGGTTATAAGTTGTATAACCTTTAGTCAAAATAGTGTTTTGTCTAGAGATGTCATTTTTAATGAATAACTCTTCCCTTTCTCCTCAGATTTTTCCCTTCCAGTTGTGTCAAAGTCCCCATTGTCAACCACCTCATCGCCAGTTCCCATGCCTCCTGATGCTACCACTTCTTCTAGTCCTCTTTCAGTTCCTTTCCCTTCTGATGATCCATCATTTCCTAATGCGTCTGACAACCACCATTGACCTTCTGATGCTTCaccatcaccttcaccttctgATGTCTCACCTTCTCCTCACATTACTGATGCTCTATTTGACTCTATTCCATCTACTTCTTCTCCTGCCACATCTGTTGCACCACTAAGAAAATCTACCATAACACATGCTCATCCCTCTTATCTAAAGAACTATCTTTATAAACTACCTAATTCCCTTTGCTGTTCTGCTGTCCAACCTGTAGAATTTGAGCCATATACTTATTCTCAGGCAGCCCTTATTCCAGCTTGGCAGGATGCTATGAGAAAAGAGTTTGAAGCCATAAAAGCTAATAACACTTGGGATATAATTGATTTACCCCGAGGTAAGAAGCCTATTGGCTACAAGTggatttataaaattaaaatacaaaggTAATGATGAAGTACAAAGATACAAGGCTAGACTTGTTATTAGAGGGGACACTCAGGTTGAGGGGGTGGATTTCAATGAGACATTCTCTCCTGTAGTGAAGATGTCTATTGTCAAGtgtttgattgttgttgctaTTAAGAAGAATTGGTCTTTATTTCAGCTTGATGCTAACTGCTGCATGTGTTTCACTTTCCAATCCATCTACACCATCTTCAAGttgttcatcatcatcatcatcatcatcatcatcttcttcttcttcttcttcttcttcttcttcttcttcttcttcttcttcttcttcttcttcttcttcttcttcttcttcttcttcttcttcttcttcttcttcttcttcttcttcttcttcttcttcttcaagttgaAAAAGTCTCTTTATGGTCTTCGACAAGCTTCGAAGCAATGGTATGCCAAATTGTCTCAAGCTTTATATTCTAAAGGTTTTCATCATTCACTCAATGATTACTCTCTTTTTATCAAAGGGTCCCCAGGTCATCTTGTCATCCtagctgtttatgttgatgatattatccTTACTGGTGATGATTTACATGAGATTTCAGCTTTGAAATACTAACTAGATTCTGAGTTTAAGATAAAAGACTTGGGCtctctttattattttttgggtaTTGAGGTCAATGCCTTACCTGATGGAGTTGTATTGAATCAGAGGAAGTTCACTTTTGATTTACTTAAAGAGTATGATTGCATGCATGTTTATTATGTTGTTAGCCCATTGGATTTGAATCAGAAGCTTAAGGCTGATGTTGGGGATCTCCTTCCTTGTCCTGAGAAGTGCAGAAGCCTTGTGGGGAAGCTATTGTTCTTGACTCACACCCGGCCTGATATTTGCTTTAGTGTTTAACATCTGAGCCACTTTATGTAGACTCCCAGGATTCCTCACATGATTGCTGCTCTTCATTTGCTAAGGTACCTCAAGGGTACTCCTAACCTTGGCCTTTTTTACTCTAACTCTACTGATTTCTCTATCAAGGCTTATTCTGACAGTGATTGGGCTGCTTGCCCTGACACTCGCAAATCTGTTTATGGTTTTTGTATTTTCTTGGGTGATAGCCTTGTTGGCTAGAAATCAAAGAAACAGCCTGTGATTTCTCTTTCTTCTGCTGAAGCTGATTATAGGGTTGTTAGTAAGACTGTTGCTGAATTGGTTTGGCTGTCTAGGTTGTTGCATGATCTTACTATTGATGTTTCCTTCCCTATttctattttttgtgataatatGGCAGCCATTCACATTGCCAAAAATCCTGTCTTCCACGAGCGCACTAAACATATTGAAGTGGACTGTCACTTCATCTGGAGTAAGTTGACTGAAGGGTTCATCCAGCTGTCACATGTTCCTACCTCTGAGCAGCTGGCAGATGTCTTCACCAAGCCTCTAACTGGTGTCCTCTATCACTCCTTTCTTGTCAAGTTGAAGGTTGTTTCCCCCTCCAACTTGACAATTTTGTTGGCCCTCCAGCTTGCACTACTTCAAGCCCAAAGTAGCATACTTAAGTTGGCccacatatttattttatgcTTAGCCTTTTGTAGTCTTTTGTACTAGTTAGCCTTTATTCTTTGTCAACATAGCATAGTGGTTATTTTAGTAGTTAGCCATTCTTTACATTGTATGGACATATTATAAATACAATGAGGCCAAAAGTGTGAAAGCCTGGCCAGTTATTCTTTCATCATCTCTCTCTTTATGTTTCTACAATGAAGAACTCTCTAGAAAACCTCCAACCTCCATTGATGAACCTCAATTTCTGATCTTGTTTTACTGGTTTGACAAATTTTGATAAATACGTTTTAAATATTGTATATgaacaaaaaaattcaaaaggttTGTCGGGTAAAAGGGTCCCCCCCCAGACCCTTAGGCCCAGGCCCATTGAGAGCCCCTATTCATTCGGACATTGGTTCGACCCGATCCCCTCAGACAACTAAAGGAGACACGCACATAATGATACGTTTGGCAAAATTTGAAAAAGGAATAAATTATGTTCATGGTAAGAAAGAGTCTACGTTTTCTATTTGAGAAAACATATGTAAAACATGATAATTTTTGATACGTTTGGCAAAATTTGAAAAAGGAATAAATTATGTTCATGGTAAGAAAGAGTCTATGTTTTCTATATGAGAAAACACATGTAAAACATGACAATTTTTTAGAAATCTTCCCTCACCCTCCACcctcccaaaaaaaaataaatcagAATCAATAAATGCATTTGTCTTTTAGACTTGAAATCTGAATGCCTAAAGTGTTTTTT of the Nicotiana tabacum cultivar K326 chromosome 7, ASM71507v2, whole genome shotgun sequence genome contains:
- the LOC142162099 gene encoding uncharacterized protein LOC142162099; this encodes MTGSTSSSAYTPDPTSPLFLISSNVPSVSLVPVPFPGSGFGGWKRSMIMSLSARNKITFIDGSCPKPAATSPDYKQWNRCNNMVISWLTSSLSLDIAESVQYSETTERIICSSHANSCNCAAKEGLQKEKEEDKVHQFLMGLNEVYVGVRNEKQRQVNPPSQFTPEATSFNVNFLNKTTQPQLNMQFQGQQRQFTQRVNFDNQSRTSNLFCKYCKKPEHLIDKCYKLHGFPTNFKFTKGRKAAANMVTDSEFSASECTSSNQTSIVPVAENAYVGTSLKKPLDLGKLDSGLYKFVWEKPSQPQVTMSNACSSLSSSSVSNHLPCIVNTVSPSCNKAAMNKMDIVWHNRLAHVPFIKMKSISEISSNISSTQSFPCSICPMARQTRLPFLDSSIHSSKPFQLIHGDTWGPYHTSTYLGSKYFLTIVDDFSRCTWTHLMRSKSNAFPLLKAFVLMVQTKFHVTIQSIRSDNALELGNSNAAVSFFSENGIIHQTSCPHTPQQNDVVERKHRTLLEASRALLFQSKRDKLKPRAIPCVFLGYPFAKKDFSLPVVSKSPLSTTSSPVPMPPDATTSSSPLSAALIPAWQDAMRKEFEAIKANNTWDIIDLPRGSPGHLVILAVYVDDIILTDSEFKIKDLGSLYYFLGIEVNALPDGVVLNQRKFTFDLLKEYDCMHVYYVVSPLDLNQKLKADTPRIPHMIAALHLLRYLKGTPNLGLFYSNSTDFSIKAYSDSDWAACPDTRKSVYADYRVVSKTVAELVWLSRLLHDLTIDVSFPISIFCDNMAAIHIAKNPVFHERTKHIEVDCHFIWSKLTEGFIQLSHVPTSEQLADVFTKPLTGVLYHSFLVKLKVVSPSNLTILLALQLALLQAQSLGDASKMRLAPLEENTKPSNPKSEKDNKRKRVSKPKDSQDKKALARMLWKRIAKTGADPAHDSPDDEESVLDIVKFRAKLSQCEVELKKVSGEETALRLLYIQKEEELKDLRTALAKAQKSESDQDEQVTMILIEYNLFGPTLEAKTSIAQLQQKLDMIGQFQGEVDQVRADCHRWKKNMDQLAANKGAVTAQLTSTEA